The Rhodohalobacter mucosus genomic interval TGTAGATGCCTGAATATGGTTGACGTTTTTAGTTAACATATAACATTTTGGTCGAAGTTAACTTCGACCAAATGTTGACGCGATAATCAGGGTGTAACCCCTGATTGAGCTCTTTGACAAATTGATCCGGCGACAACCTGCACGGCAGACCCCGATGGGGTTTGCTATGGTTGTATAAACGGACTGCTCTGCAAACTCCTGCCGCCAGCGAAGAATAACTGTCGGTTGTATAGTGCTGAAGGTAGCCCTCTTTGATCGTGCGGTTTACCCGCTCGCAATAGGCATTCTGCCAGGCGTAACGGGCCATGCTGTGCCTCAGCCCGTGGCTTTCCAGATATCGTTTATACTCCCCGCTGGTGTACTGGATGCCCCGGTCGGTATGAACAATCAGCCCGCTCAGGTCCTGCCCGGCCACACGGCTTAGCGCCCCGGACAGGCAGCGGATCTGACTGGCACTGCTCAGATCCCGACTGCAATGACTGGCCAGGATCCGCCGGGTATACACGTCCACCACAAAGCTCACGTAGTACCACCGCCGCCCGGCCCACACGTAGGTAATGTCGGTCTGCCACAGCTGATTGGCTCCGGTTATGCTCATCCCTTCAATGAGGTTGGCGCATACTCCCTGTCCGGCCACGGTAAACGAGCGCGGCGGGGTTTTAACCCGGAACCCGCAGCTCAGCAGCAGCTGTTCGGTCCAGTCGCGTCCGCGAGGCATCTGCCCGCGGGCCGCGTAGTGAATATCACGGCAGCTTATCTGTGGATGCTCCGAGCGGACCCGGCCGGCCAGCTCGATTGTATCGAGCAGGTCCCGGTGGGCTTTATGCATCCGCGCAATCCCCTGATGGGCACCCTGCCGGGAAATATCCTGCCAGGCGAGCATCTGCTTCATTGGCCAGGAAACCTCTTTCTTGTTTTCGAAGAACCACTCGAAGCAGCGGACTCGTACTTTTTTTTTAGATCCTCACCCACTTCGTCACTGGCCAGTTCTATGAACTTCTCGTAGTAGTCGATCTGCATCTGCTTATGGCCAACAGCCCGTTCCAGTTCGGCAATTCGCTGCTTCATCTGTTCGAGTTTTTTGCTTTCTGAGTCTT includes:
- a CDS encoding DDE-type integrase/transposase/recombinase is translated as MHKAHRDLLDTIELAGRVRSEHPQISCRDIHYAARGQMPRGRDWTEQLLLSCGFRVKTPPRSFTVAGQGVCANLIEGMSITGANQLWQTDITYVWAGRRWYYVSFVVDVYTRRILASHCSRDLSSASQIRCLSGALSRVAGQDLSGLIVHTDRGIQYTSGEYKRYLESHGLRHSMARYAWQNAYCERVNRTIKEGYLQHYTTDSYSSLAAGVCRAVRLYNHSKPHRGLPCRLSPDQFVKELNQGLHPDYRVNIWSKLTSTKMLYVN
- a CDS encoding transposase, encoding MSKKYLRQRREFSPTLRKQIVGLIESGTLSVAAASREYLVSTTSIYRWIHRYSTYNKKGAVLVVDKDSESKKLEQMKQRIAELERAVGHKQMQIDYYEKFIELASDEVGEDLKKKYESAASSGSSKTRKRFPGQ